From Azospirillum humicireducens, a single genomic window includes:
- a CDS encoding SDR family oxidoreductase: protein MELSGKVALVTGAGSGIGKASAVLFARAGASVGVLSRTEDEIRKTAEEIVAAGGKALALPADVGDDAAMRQAVERLAAEYGRIDIVFANAGINGVWAAIDELTPEEWDRTIDTNLRGTYLTLHHTVPHLKKAGGGSVIVTASINGTRVFSNTGATAYSCSKAAQVAMVKMLALELAKDRIRVNAICPGIVDTEIPDNTRSRNLESLRVPIEYPEGKVPLTGGKSGDSVDVAELALFLASDRAKHISSTPVWIDGAESLMVG from the coding sequence ATGGAGTTGTCGGGAAAGGTCGCGCTGGTCACCGGCGCCGGGTCGGGCATCGGCAAGGCGTCTGCGGTGCTGTTCGCCAGGGCGGGAGCCAGCGTCGGGGTGCTGAGCCGCACCGAGGACGAGATCCGCAAGACCGCCGAGGAGATCGTGGCTGCCGGCGGCAAGGCGCTGGCGCTGCCCGCCGACGTCGGCGACGACGCGGCGATGCGGCAGGCGGTGGAGCGGCTGGCGGCGGAATATGGGCGGATCGACATCGTCTTCGCCAATGCCGGCATCAACGGCGTCTGGGCGGCCATCGACGAACTGACGCCGGAGGAATGGGACCGCACCATCGACACCAACCTGCGCGGCACCTACCTGACGCTGCACCATACCGTTCCGCATCTGAAGAAGGCGGGCGGCGGGTCGGTGATCGTCACGGCCTCGATCAACGGCACGCGGGTGTTCAGCAACACGGGCGCCACCGCCTATTCCTGCAGCAAGGCCGCCCAGGTCGCGATGGTGAAGATGCTGGCGCTGGAACTGGCGAAGGACCGCATCCGCGTCAACGCCATCTGCCCCGGCATCGTCGATACGGAAATCCCCGACAACACCCGGTCCCGCAACCTCGAGTCCCTGCGGGTCCCGATCGAGTATCCCGAGGGCAAGGTTCCTCTGACCGGCGGAAAATCCGGTGACAGCGTCGACGTGGCCGAACTCGCCCTGTTCCTGGCGTCGGACCGGGCCAAGCACATCAGCAGCACGCCGGTGTGGATCGACGGGGCGGAATCCTTGATGGTCGGCTGA